A region of the Pseudonocardia cypriaca genome:
CCGGCGGCGGTGTTGTCCGTGTAGCCCCACTCGCAGGCGTACCGCACGTAGTCGGTCAAGGGGGGATCGACGACCCGGAGCCTGCGCCAGACACGACCGGCATCCGTGTCTACGCGTATTCGGTTCAACCAGCTGGCCTTGGCCGCACGGTCCGGCGCGGGCTCGCCCCTGAGGAATCGCTCCAGTTCGGAGCCGTCGCTCGCCGAGACATACCGATCCAGTGTCTCCACCCGGATCAAGTCCCGGCTGTGGTGCTCGGCGATGAAGGCAGCAAGCCCAGCGAGGTCGAGCACGGTCAGCCCGCCTCGCGTGCACAGAGCAACTCCGGCACCAGCCGACGCTCGATGAGCACGTAGGCCTCACCCGGCGGAGGC
Encoded here:
- a CDS encoding DUF6879 family protein; the protein is MLDLAGLAAFIAEHHSRDLIRVETLDRYVSASDGSELERFLRGEPAPDRAAKASWLNRIRVDTDAGRVWRRLRVVDPPLTDYVRYACEWGYTDNTAAGEQVRVLDLSGAPVGARALVGVGDFYLLDDTRVVAMRYDQAGVFTGAEPVGDPYAEVYRAAVRAAWSNAEPFDRWWSRHPEHHRSAAVR